TATTTCACTGCAGTTAACATCAAGCCACGAAACTACTATGCACATGCAGGATGCAAAGAGTTGATGTTTCAGTACTTTTCCCCATATTTGAAAAATCGCAGGACCTCTTAGTTATTGAGTCGAGCACATTTTCTGTACCATTCCATATCAAACCATTTATTAAATCTGTAACAAAGGAAAATCTCCAGCTCCCACTCAGTTTTACTCAAATTATCCTGTCCTATTTTAATCCTTAACTGTTAAGACCTATATTATTTATAGGGCATGTGTCCAAATGGTAAACATAAAAGTGCATAAAAGTCTTTGATATCTTTGGAGAGCTCTCTCTAGTGTATTTAGGGACTCTCTTTATTAAAGCATACTGTTGTAATGAGTCATACAATCACACCCACAGCCTCACTGAACATGGTCAGCTCCTACTTAAGAAGCGGGTGGTCTGTTGCATAGTGACACTTTGGTCCATATTCAGTAAGTCACAGAAGAATGGCCCTGCAGTACAGCACCTTGGCCCAGTTGTGCAGGGATTGAGCATGTTGGTCCAGACCAACAATGCACCACTGGAATTTACATCCACCACAGGGGAACGTTGAAATCCACCAGCCACAGATGGCTACAGCCTCCTGTTTCTTGTTCTCAGCAGACTGTCCTTGATCCTCTCAAGATCCTCTCATGTGAAGTGGAAGCAAAACCATTACCACGTCAATGTATAATCAGTTTAAACCATTGTTTTCAATGTCATAAATGAGACTGACTCCACGTGTcttatgtgtgtgcaggtgcaaACCTACTTCAGCTCTTACTACACGTGCCTTTACAAATAATTAGTAAAAgtatatttgaaatattctcTCGTTCAAACATTTATATCAATCTTATATTTTGCATAATACTTCAGCCAATCAATTACCGCTTCTGAGGAAATCCAGGAAatacagtctgaagagatgaAGCGAGGtagtagaacaaaaaaaaagatacatttcgTTTTATTAAGTCTATTATGATTCCAGTCTTGGTGGCAACTTGGCATTATGCTGTAAAAAGTTGTGAGTAGGCGGCCGGTTAATGTTCcacatttttcatcacatttaGCCTAACACATCCCTGCTGCGTTCCTCCAGTGAGGGCTTGCGCTCATAGGAAATGCGCCACGCCTACGCAACGTAAAGTCATGGAGCAAAGCACAGGAAATGTAAGCAGGGAGTGATGGCAACATCTCTTTTGCCTGGCTGATACTGACAAGTAAGCCTGCTAAGtgttttggacatttttattgGCAAAAACATTTGTTGAGGGTTAATTGTTTACCACCCCAGTAGAGTAGTATTTAACCTAAGTAAGACGTTACAGGTAACGTTACAAATCATACGTAGCAAAGTAGTTTTCTGAGTTTTTCTTTTACCCGATGCAACATtcgctggctagctagttagcaaggtATGAGTTAAACTGGCTTGCTCTATTCGCTAACGGTACAGTGCTTTTTGCTTGAAATGCCCAAAAATGTAACGAGGCATTTTGTCACAGCCGTCAATCGTCTACAACGTAAGTTAACGTTACCTGCCTAGCACAGGTAACTAGTTGGTTAACTCGTCAGTTTGATACGTTCTCCTTTCAAACTCTCGAAGTCTTTAGTCTGTTTTATCCACCAACGTTAACGTCAGTTGGACTGCTGGGTCTGCCGTTGGGAAAGTGAATGTTAGGGCGGCTCACAACAGTCTCAGCTCAGAGTGGTACTCTTGTCACTAAAAATAGCCATGGCCACTCACCATCAAGATACACAATCTGTATTATTAAGGACTTGTTAATGTATTTGTTCAAATAACTTACTGTCGAGCCAGTTATGTGTTTTCAATATTAGCTATAACGTTAGTTATTCCTCTTAAGAATTTGCTGACCTCCGCACCGTCACAGTAGTTGTTCATGGCAAATTATTGTTTGGAGTTAATTCAGCCATGTTATGTTCGTTTAAGTGTATATCAGCCCCTACTCTACCCACTGATATGGTTTTGTAACATCAAAGAGAAGTTGTAGAATAGTTGTAGAAAGGGAAATTAGATACAGTGCTACAATCGTTGTGTacgtaatgtaaatatatatatttacattacgtACACAACTTAGTTTAACTGCCAGATTCTTATAGTATGTATGTTTCATCTCTTTCGTGTGGGTTATAGCTGTCATTTGCACAGCATGGAGAACTCTTGTGATGAGGATTATCGGATACAGTCTTTTGACATGGAGACTCAGGATCTACTCAAAACAACACTCAAAGGTCAGTTTGTATAAGTGTAGGGTAAGTGGATTATATGGCAGCGATAGTTTTTTGGTTTTAAGTTATTAGTGTCTTCATTTTGCACCTTCTGAAATGTGTATCATGGGTAGTTTAATTTTGTTAAACTAATTATCTAATTGAATTGGTACGTAATTTCACTGTCCTTAAACAGATCCGAGCTCAGTAGATCTGAAAGAGGTGTCTAAAATCATCGTTGACCATTCTCTAAAGGATCGAGCCTTCAGTAAAGAGGCAGGCCACATCTGTTGCAACATAGTCCAGGTAAAATTGCAGTAAGTCGGCTCGTGAAAGACCATGAAAATAGTTTCTTACACGAATGGTGATTGATTGTGGTGATCATCTGCTGTTGCGATTTTGCTCATTTGCCCCCCCCTGCAGGTGGAGGCCCAGCAGACCAGTTCTAGTGTGTTCCGATACAACCTGCTGAACTGCCTGCAGGAGCAGTTTGAAGCCAGAGAGGAGACACGTAAACGCTCGGTGCAGGAGTGGGTGTGCTACGTCACTTTCATCTGCAACATCTTTGACTACCTCAAGGTATAAACTACAGTCATACCCTAAGCCCCCTTTTCTATATTAGTATTGTATCAGTTTGTACCTTTTTAGAAGTGATTTCAAACTTGGAGAAAAGTAGGCTATGTGAGGTGACTTCAAAGATAATGACAGGAAAGTGGTTCTAAataggagggagagagagcgatagaTCAGGCATCAGTTAAACACGTTACACTGTGTTACCtaattaaaatatatagatatatcaTATTGTGTCTTTCATGTTTCAGGTGAACAATATGCCGATGTTGGTCCTTGTAAATCCTGTGTAT
This genomic stretch from Megalops cyprinoides isolate fMegCyp1 chromosome 1, fMegCyp1.pri, whole genome shotgun sequence harbors:
- the mif4gda gene encoding MIF4G domain-containing protein A, which encodes MENSCDEDYRIQSFDMETQDLLKTTLKDPSSVDLKEVSKIIVDHSLKDRAFSKEAGHICCNIVQVEAQQTSSSVFRYNLLNCLQEQFEAREETRKRSVQEWVCYVTFICNIFDYLKVNNMPMLVLVNPVYDCLFRLAQADSLLNEEEVDCLVVQLHRIGEQLEKMNGQRMDKLFDLLRDGFLLQEGLSSMSRLLLLEILEFRAGGWSLSNSAHQYYYSEVAD